The following is a genomic window from Desulfonatronum thioautotrophicum.
AATCAATTGTGGCAGATTGTTAATGTGGTAAGTTAGCTGCGGACTAGCAATTGTGCCGCGGAATAGACATTCAGCTTGTCGCGTTTGCCAACGGCCATGACCGTGAGGATGGCGGCATCTTCCTCAACCCTGTAGATAAGCCTGTATCCAGCCTTACGCAGCTTGATTTTGTAGCAATTCTCCATGGCCCAAAGAGCGGCAGAGGGGATGTGAGGGTTTTCCAAACGCTCAGCAAGCTTCTTTTTCATCTGGTCTCGAAGATCCGGAGCCAGCTTGTCCCATTCTTTTAAGGCCAGCTCATGGAATTGCAGTTTATAGCTCATCCATGCTTACCTCCACAAAAGGTCCAGCCGAGCGTTCCCGAATAAGTTTTCCATCCTCGATGTCTTGGAGGCGGTCAATCAGCCGTTCATAGTGCTCGGCGGACAGGAGATAAGCTGCTGCTCTGTTGTGGTTGAGAATTGCGACTGGATCATTGCCGGCCTGGTTGAGCACGTTGCTGAAATTCCGTTTCAACTCAGTGACGCTGACGATTCTGTCGGTGTATATTGTTTGCATTTCTCGCACTCCTTTTGGTGTTTAATTTAGCATCAAATATAGGACGAAAAGATGATTGTCAAGGATATTGTTGATATATTCCTGACAAGATCAAGGCGCTCCGAACAATTCCCTATTAGGATGCGATGTTAATGCGAGGTTTTCTTTGGTAAAGCGGGCCATCCATTCCGGCCTGAAATTTGCTCGACCTTTTCAAAAAAAGTTTAGCAGACAAGCCATGTCCATTGACAATCAAGCATATCCGCCAGTTTCAATCTCCTCCCAGGGATGTCAAAATGTTGTTGCGTACCGGGGTGGGGTGCGGCGTGAGAATAGGGAGAAGCTGCTTGGGCAGACCAGCATGGTGATGTGGTTCACGGGGCTGTCTGGATCGGGCAAGTCGACCATTGCCCATGCGGTGGAGGGGCGGCTGCACGCCATGAGTAGGCTGGTCAATGTTATTGACGAGGACAATGTTCGCTGAGAATTCCCAAGGGGTATGAACCATGTTTGAAGGCAAGAGCATCTTGATCACCGGCGGGACGGGGTCGTTCGGCAAGGCTTTTATCAGAAGGTTGCTGGCCAAGCACAAGCCCCGACGCGTGGCCGTGTACTCACAGGATGAACTCAAGCAGTTCGAGATGCAGCAGGAGTTCAATGGTCCGGAGATGCGTTACTTTATCGGCGATGTCCGCGACTGGGAACGTCTGACCATGGCCATGCGCGGGGTGGACCTTGTAGTCCATGCCGCGGCCTTGAAGCAGGTTCCGGCCGCGGAGTACAACCCCATGGAATGCGTGAAGACCAATGTCTTAGGTGCGGAAAACGTGGTGCACGCGGCCCTGGCCCACAACGTGGACGGGGTTTACCTTGTCCACGGACAAGGCCGCCAACCCCATCAATCTTTACGGCGCGACCAAGCTCTGCTCGGACAAGCTGTTCGTGGCGGCCAACAATCTGGCCGGCGCACATCGCACGACCTTCAGCGTGGTGCGCTACGGCAATGTTGTCGGTTCACGCGGCTCGGTGGTACCGTATTTCAAGAAGCTGATTGAATTCCGGCGCGGACCATTTGCCCATCACCCACGAACACATGACCCGCTTCTGGATCACCCTGGACCAGGGCGTTGATTTCGTATGCAAAAGTTTTGAGCGGATGAAGGGCGG
Proteins encoded in this region:
- a CDS encoding type II toxin-antitoxin system RelE family toxin, translated to MSYKLQFHELALKEWDKLAPDLRDQMKKKLAERLENPHIPSAALWAMENCYKIKLRKAGYRLIYRVEEDAAILTVMAVGKRDKLNVYSAAQLLVRS
- a CDS encoding adenylyl-sulfate kinase; the protein is MSIDNQAYPPVSISSQGCQNVVAYRGGVRRENREKLLGQTSMVMWFTGLSGSGKSTIAHAVEGRLHAMSRLVNVIDEDNVR
- a CDS encoding type II toxin-antitoxin system Phd/YefM family antitoxin, which produces MQTIYTDRIVSVTELKRNFSNVLNQAGNDPVAILNHNRAAAYLLSAEHYERLIDRLQDIEDGKLIRERSAGPFVEVSMDEL